CAACACGAGTAGCAACCTGCTCGGCATGCGCTACTACATGCCCCTCGGCTCCTTCTTTAATGACGAAATCATGTTTCGTCCCGAAGAAAGCTTTGCTGACGGGGAAGCTTATCGGTTAGAAACTACCGAGGAAATGACAGACTTCGCCGAGTACAAAAGCGACTACGAACGCATCCTCCAGCTCCTACAGCTTTCTGACGCATACGCAGACAGCCTGCCAGAGCAACAGTAGAAAGCTGGCGGCTGTCCTACAGAGGATGGGATGGCATAACTAAAAAAAGCCCCTCGTGATAAGATTGACAGCATGTCTGGGGGCCCTGCATTTTCGTGAAACTCATGTCTACGTTCAATGTCGCAGCTTTTTCATTTTCATGTCAGCACAAGATGTTTAAGCGGTCCCCTGCCACCAAGTGGTTAGGGGGTGCTTTTGGTTGGGGTCAGCGTACAGCGAAAACGTTCTGTCCCGGGATACTGCTCACCTAAAGATGTACTCGTAAAACCGCATGCTTCGTAAAATCGAACCGCTCCTTGATCCGTCTGCGCTACAATTACATCTACGTCGTCTTTCAGAGCAATCCATTCGATCATTTTGCTCCCAATTCCCTCGCCGCGCTCTTCAGGTGCAACAGCGATATGCTTGATTTCACACTTGCGCGATTGCAGCACAAAGCCGATGCAACCAACAACTTTGGCATTTTTCTCATAGCCAAACAAATGATGATTCGCCAATGACATATACGATCGATAAGCGCTGTTCACCCTCGTGCTCGACGTAGCATAGGACAACAATTCCTTAATAGACGCTGAAGGTTTGGAACCTATGATCTGTATCATGAGAGGTCTTCCTTTCTTATGACATACCCTCCGGAAGTGTTCGCTTCTGAGGTGAGGCATTGTCTCTTGACCCCAATAGCGCTTTTCACTTGTACATCTGTCAGTTTAACAAGCTAAGTAAAAACGTGCTTCAATCGTTTCAGTCAGTTGTTCAGTCAGCTTGATGAGACGAGTTACACTGGGCGATCGTCCTCAAAGCCATTCTGACGCAAAATATATAAGTACACTTGATCATCAACAGGATTCACGTAAGCCATCGAATAAAAGTTCAGTTTCCCTTCCTTCCAGGCGATAAAGAGATTGATGCACAGCTGCTCATTTAAGAGACCTTTCTCATCGATGATATGACCAGGGAGATTTGATTTGTATCCTGGTGGTCAAGCGCTTGTTCGTTTACACAATCCTTTTGTAGAAAAAGAATTTGTCTCCGTCGCTGATGAGCTTACATTTGCCCAGCCTTATCGGGAGGACTTCTTAAACTATATTAAAACATTGAATCCCCACGATCTAGACACGATCGACATAAATCTCCTTGAAGAAGGCGGCTATAAGAAAAAGCTCGGCGATATGTTATTACGCATTTCTTACCACGAATCTGTTCACACAGGTCAGCTGTTAGATTATATGCGAACAATGAATGTTGACCGTCCGCATATATGGGATTAATCGTCGATATGCCCAAATGTGGCATAACGGAAACAAAAAAATACGTTGCCCCAATCAAACAATGCTCACTACTTAAAGACGTCCAATCAATCGTTTATTAACATCTATTACGTGGCACTCTGAAGAAAGGAGCTCCCCCCTTTGAGTGGCAGCTCCTTTCATACGGATGACTTGAGTAGAATATTCAAACCTAAGCATGTTGAAGCACAATTATACCTTTTTGCAACAACAAAGCTCTATCATCATTCTCTGTTTTTTTAATTGTCATGACAGCTTATTCAAGATTGACTCACTACATGGTCTAATATTGCTTTCGGTTCCCTTCCTGTAATGAGCTTCACTCCGTCTGTATACCCTTCTTCGCGTCCTGTTAATTCATTGATGAGTAATTCTCTCCAATACCTTAACCGAGGCTCAGATTCACTATCATTCGCTAAATTTGCGGTTTCGCCTGAATCCTCTAACAGATGAAATAGTTGTTCTTCTCCAGTTTGCGAATACCATATATATTTCTCTTTTCCATTAGTCAAGTAGTGATGAGAGTCTCGTCCATATGCATGCTCGCCGTGAATATAATCCCGCCATTCTATTTCTTCATTTGAGCACAACGGCAGTACACTCTGACCATCTACACAATCAGGAATATCCACTTGAGCAGCATCGAGTAACGTTGGCATAATATCTCTGAGCTCAACGACATCTTCGACCGCTTTATTTTTCGCAATATTTAATACATTACCAGGGTCTGAGAGAATAAAAGGTACCTTTGCACTTCCTTCATATGGCAGTGCTTTTCTAAATTTATTGTGATCTCCAAGCATTTCTCCATGGTCGGAAACAAATAAAAAGACCGTATTATGTAAAACGCCATGCTCTTGCATTGAATTTAAAAACCTTCCGATCTGATAATCAATGTGTGTAATGAGCGCATAATATGCGGCTTGCGCTCGCTGTAAACGATGCTTAGGCACAATGCCTTTTAAAGTTACAGGGTCTAACCCAGCCCGGGTGGGATCTTCTGTTTCAGCCCAATCGCCAACGACTGGTTCTGGTAAATCGAGATCCTTATACATATCAAAAAAAGCTTGTGGGGGATCAAACGGCGGGTGTGGTCGAACAAAGGACATTTTCAAGAAAAATGGTTTCCTCGGATCACGCCGTCTTAAAAAATCGATCGACTCTGACACGACCCAATTTGTCGGATGAAGTGCGTCTGGGAGATGCCAAGGACGCGCTACGGTTGACGAGTTACAATCAAGTCCAAGGTCATTCAAATCGGCCTGCGCTCCAGCTTGTTGTTTTAACCATGGTAAATAATC
This DNA window, taken from Litoribacterium kuwaitense, encodes the following:
- a CDS encoding GNAT family N-acetyltransferase, whose translation is MIQIIGSKPSASIKELLSYATSSTRVNSAYRSYMSLANHHLFGYEKNAKVVGCIGFVLQSRKCEIKHIAVAPEERGEGIGSKMIEWIALKDDVDVIVAQTDQGAVRFYEACGFTSTSLGEQYPGTERFRCTLTPTKSTP
- a CDS encoding arylsulfatase; this translates as MKPNVVLMMVDQMRADCLSILDHPVVDTPNLDQLARQGVLFKNAYSATPTCVPARAAVLTGMSQTANGRVGYVDKVSWDYEHTLPGELAQAGYHTQAVGKMHVYPARNLCGFHNVVLHDGYLHYSRFKQSNSEIDSFNYSGDDYLPWLKQQAGAQADLNDLGLDCNSSTVARPWHLPDALHPTNWVVSESIDFLRRRDPRKPFFLKMSFVRPHPPFDPPQAFFDMYKDLDLPEPVVGDWAETEDPTRAGLDPVTLKGIVPKHRLQRAQAAYYALITHIDYQIGRFLNSMQEHGVLHNTVFLFVSDHGEMLGDHNKFRKALPYEGSAKVPFILSDPGNVLNIAKNKAVEDVVELRDIMPTLLDAAQVDIPDCVDGQSVLPLCSNEEIEWRDYIHGEHAYGRDSHHYLTNGKEKYIWYSQTGEEQLFHLLEDSGETANLANDSESEPRLRYWRELLINELTGREEGYTDGVKLITGREPKAILDHVVSQS
- a CDS encoding DinB family protein gives rise to the protein MYPGGQALVRLHNPFVEKEFVSVADELTFAQPYREDFLNYIKTLNPHDLDTIDINLLEEGGYKKKLGDMLLRISYHESVHTGQLLDYMRTMNVDRPHIWD